A genomic window from Silene latifolia isolate original U9 population chromosome Y, ASM4854445v1, whole genome shotgun sequence includes:
- the LOC141633814 gene encoding uncharacterized protein LOC141633814 isoform X2, giving the protein MKERYPLTFSNRLVTETVKQSQDAWGGASNWREAEGAWILGPRHSKSWSIVHFIGGIFVGAAPQLTYRLFLERLCEKGIMVIATPYASGFDHFSIADEVQFKFDRCLRSLQEMVEELPTFGIGHSLGSVIHLLIGSRYAMQRNGNIYMAFNNKDPSDAIPLFSPVFSPVAQSLGPLLSQIASSPTIRLGAETTLKQLENISPPIMKQMLPLIEQLPPLYMDLVNGRENFIPKPE; this is encoded by the exons ATGAAAGAGCGGTATCCTCTCACCTTTTCGAACAG ATTGGTTACAGAGACGGTAAAACAATCACAAGATGCTTGGGGAGGAGCGAGCAATTGGCGTGAAGCTGAG GGGGCTTGGATTCTGGGACCAAGACATTCGAAATCATGGTCAATTGTGCACTTTATAGGTGGTATATTTGTTGGAGCGGCCCCACAGCTAACCTACCGTTTATTTCTTGAGCGTCTCTGTGAAAA AGGTATAATGGTTATTGCTACACCATATGCCAGCGGATTTGATCATTTTTCCATCGCAGATGAGGTGCAATTTAAATTTGACCGGTGTCTTCGATCTTTGCAAGAAATG gtagaagaacttcctacTTTTGGCATTGGGCATTCATTAGGATCTGTCATTCATCTACTGATTG GGTCAAGATATGCCATGCAACGGAACGGGAACATATATATGGCTTTTAACAATAAG GATCCAAGTGATGCTATTCCACTGTTTTCACCTGTTTTTTCCCCAGTGGCTCAAAGCCTTGGCCCTCTTCTATCACAGATCGCTTCATCACCAACTATTCGGCTTGGA GCAGAGACGACTTTAAAACAATTGGAGAACATTAGCCCTCCTATAATGAAGCAAATGCTTCCTTTGATTGAGCAGCTTCCTCCACTGTATATGGATTTGGTTAATGGGAGAGAGAACTTTATTCCAAAACCCGAATAA
- the LOC141633814 gene encoding uncharacterized protein LOC141633814 isoform X1 — MAAVSGYRTTPFLQNSPPCSPPIQPLNRTFNLAISKSRRSFDNRLRIRCSNSSSSDSTGIQVYRDFERLVTETVKQSQDAWGGASNWREAEGAWILGPRHSKSWSIVHFIGGIFVGAAPQLTYRLFLERLCEKGIMVIATPYASGFDHFSIADEVQFKFDRCLRSLQEMVEELPTFGIGHSLGSVIHLLIGSRYAMQRNGNIYMAFNNKDPSDAIPLFSPVFSPVAQSLGPLLSQIASSPTIRLGAETTLKQLENISPPIMKQMLPLIEQLPPLYMDLVNGRENFIPKPE; from the exons ATGGCGGCTGTTTCCGGCTACCGTACGACGCCTTTTCTCCAAAATTCACCACCGTGTTCACCTCCAATCCAACCCCTCAACCGTACTTTTAACCTCGCCATTTCAAAAAGTCGTCGGAGTTTCGACAACCGCCTTCGTATCCGCTGCAGTAATTCCAGCAGCTCCGATTCTACTGGTATTCAAGTTTACCGTGATTTTGAGCG ATTGGTTACAGAGACGGTAAAACAATCACAAGATGCTTGGGGAGGAGCGAGCAATTGGCGTGAAGCTGAG GGGGCTTGGATTCTGGGACCAAGACATTCGAAATCATGGTCAATTGTGCACTTTATAGGTGGTATATTTGTTGGAGCGGCCCCACAGCTAACCTACCGTTTATTTCTTGAGCGTCTCTGTGAAAA AGGTATAATGGTTATTGCTACACCATATGCCAGCGGATTTGATCATTTTTCCATCGCAGATGAGGTGCAATTTAAATTTGACCGGTGTCTTCGATCTTTGCAAGAAATG gtagaagaacttcctacTTTTGGCATTGGGCATTCATTAGGATCTGTCATTCATCTACTGATTG GGTCAAGATATGCCATGCAACGGAACGGGAACATATATATGGCTTTTAACAATAAG GATCCAAGTGATGCTATTCCACTGTTTTCACCTGTTTTTTCCCCAGTGGCTCAAAGCCTTGGCCCTCTTCTATCACAGATCGCTTCATCACCAACTATTCGGCTTGGA GCAGAGACGACTTTAAAACAATTGGAGAACATTAGCCCTCCTATAATGAAGCAAATGCTTCCTTTGATTGAGCAGCTTCCTCCACTGTATATGGATTTGGTTAATGGGAGAGAGAACTTTATTCCAAAACCCGAATAA